A portion of the Sabethes cyaneus chromosome 3, idSabCyanKW18_F2, whole genome shotgun sequence genome contains these proteins:
- the LOC128739297 gene encoding trypsin-1-like, with product MGRCSSAVLVLAPEVRKLNVNIAAHADTNKTTVDDKIIGGTVAKRHEFPYQISLQWNLGPNISRSPIHFCGGSLLNRNWVLTAAHCRVRYTKRGWIEVVAGEYDTTRYESSEQRRKAAKYVTHRSYCGGVCPFDIGIIQVNKPFELNEMVAPIALPKQYEQFTGDCIATGWGSTSTTERPMYPDKLRKATLPIVDFKTCYKFWFEEGNPDALSNTCAGPEDGSRSVCSGDSGGPLAKFDSKREKPVLVGVASWGAIPCGMEQKPAVFTTVATYVDWIKENMR from the exons ATGGGACGATGCAGCAGTGCAGTACTGGTTCTGGCTCCAG AAGTCAGAAAGCTTAACGTGAATATTGCAGCACATGCCGATACGAACAAAACGACGGTCGATGACAAAATCATTGGCGGAACGGTGGCTAAGCGTCACGAGTTCCCATATCAAATATCCCTTCAGTGGAATCTCGGCCCGAACATATCTCGATCTCCGATTCATTTCTGTGGTGGGTCACTGTTGAACCGAAACTGGGTGCTAACGGCCGCTCACTGCCGGGTTCGATACACGAAACGTGGCTGGATCGAAGTGGTTGCCGGAGAATATGACACTACCCGGTACGAAAGCAGCGAGCAACGTAGGAAGGCTGCAAAATACGTCACTCATCGGAGCTACTGCGGTGGTGTTTGTCCCTTCGATATTGGTATAATTCAAGTTAATAAACCTTTCGAGTTGAATGAAATGGTTGCACCAATTGCTTTGCCGAAACAATACGAGCAGTTCACCGGCGATTGCATCGCCACCGGATGGGGCTCGACGTCCACAACGGAACGACCGATGTATCCGGATAAACTGAGA AAAGCAACCCTACCGATAGTGGACTTTAAAACGTGCTACAAGTTTTGGTTCGAGGAAGGTAACCCGGATGCTCTTTCGAATACCTGTGCCGGACCGGAGGATGGCTCGCGCAGCGTGTGTTCTGGCGATTCCGGTGGCCCACTGGCGAAGTTCGATAGCAAGCGCGAAAAGCCGGTACTGGTTGGTGTTGCTTCTTGGGGTGCGATCCCGTGCGGTATGGAACAGAAACCGGCGGTTTTCACTACCGTAGCGACCTACGTCGATTGGATTAAGGAGAACATGAGATGA